A region from the Sphaerodactylus townsendi isolate TG3544 linkage group LG01, MPM_Stown_v2.3, whole genome shotgun sequence genome encodes:
- the SUCLA2 gene encoding succinate--CoA ligase [ADP-forming] subunit beta, mitochondrial encodes MAAASVMWGRAVLAAARRLRDGGGGRRGVLGAAAQVLGGGAGLLKSHGLQVQQRRNLSLHEYLSMGLLKEAGIAVPHGLVAKSPDEAFQVAKEIGTKDLVVKAQVLAGGRGKGTFEGGLKGGVKIVFSPEEAQEISSKMIGKKLYTKQTGEKGRICNQVFICERRYPRREYYFAITMERSYQGPVLIGSSQGGVNIEDVAAENPDAIVKEPVDIVEGIKKEQAVKVAEKMGFPANLINEAAENMIKIYDLFIKFDATMVEINPMVEDSTGIVMCMDAKINFDSNAAYRQQKVFSLQDWSQEDARDRDAAKADLNYIGLDGNIGCLVNGAGLAMATMDIIKLHGGTPANFLDVGGGATAQQVTEAFRLINSDKKVQAILVNIFGGIMRCDVIAQGIIVAVKDLELRIPIVVRLQGTRVDDAKALITDSGLKILACDDLDEAAKMVVKLSEIVTLAKQAQVDVKFQLPI; translated from the exons GTCCTTGGTGGTGGTGCAGGCTTGTTGAAAAGCCACGGGCTTCAAGTGCAGCAGCGAAGGAACTTGTCACTGCATGAATACCTGAGCATGGGGCTCCTGAAGGAAGCCGGCATTGCTGTTCCCCACGGATTAGTTGCCAAATCTCCAGACGAAGCTTTCCAGGTTGCAAAAGAAATAG GAACAAAGGACCTGGTTGTAAAAGCACAAGTGTTAGCTGGTGGCCGAGGGAAAGGAACCTTTGAAGGTGGCCttaaaggtggagtgaaaatagTCTTTTC TCCAGAAGAAGCACAAGAGATTTCCTCCAAAATGATTGGGAAAAAGTTGTACACCAAGCAGACGGGCGAAAAAGGCAGGATATGCAATCAAGTATTTATTTGTGAGCGAAGGTATCCCAGGAGGGAATATTATTTTGCTATAACAATGGAAAGATCGTATCAA GGCCCTGTGCTCATTGGCAGTTCTCAAGGCGGTGTCAATATTGAAGATGTTGCTGCAGAGAACCCTGATGCGATAGTTAAAGAACCTGTCGACATTGTGGAAGGCATCAAAAAGGAGCAAGCAGTAAAG GTGGCTGAGAAAATGGGATTTCCTGCAAACTTAATAAATGAAGCGGCTGAAAATATGATTAAGATATATGACCTCTTTATTAAATTTGATGCCACAATGGTGGAAATTAATCCCATGGTTGAAGATTCAACTGGAATTG TGATGTGTATGGATGCAAAGATAAActttgacagcaatgcagcttaTCGTCAGCAGAAAGTCTTCAGCTTGCAGGACTGGTCCCAGGAGGACGCGAGAGACAGGGACGCCGCCAAAGCGGACCTCAACTACATTGGGTTGGATGGAAACATCGGCTGTCTGG TGAATGGGGCTGGTCTGGCAATGGCCACAATggatataattaaacttcatggAGGCACTCCAGCAAACTTCCTTGATGTTGGAGGTGGTGCTACAGCACAGCAAGTAACAGAGGCCTTTAGACTTATCAATTCTGATAAAAAG GTACAAGCTATTCTAGTAAACATTTTTGGAGGCATCATGAGGTGTGATGTGATTGCACAAGGTATAATTGTGGCAGTGAAAGATTTGGAGCTAAGAATACCAATTGTGGTACGGTTACAAG GTACACGGGTGGATGATGCCAAAGCTTTAATAACAGACAGCGGTCTGAAAATCCTGGCCTGCGATGACTTGGATGAAGCTGCTAAAATG GTTGTGAAACTCTCTGAAATTGTGACCTTAGCAAAACAAGCTCAAGTGGATGTTAAGTTCCAGCTGCCCATCTGA